AGTGAAAGCGGAACCAGCCACTTTGCTGCGAAACTCAATACCAAAGCCAAAATGACGAGCAAGGGCGTAAGCCAGTTCAAGTTCAAATGAGGACCTTTACCAAACGCCATATTGATTGAGGTCTAACGACGAGAACTAACCCGCCGGCCCCCGACGCCACGAGCGGAGCGAGTGAGCCCTGCTGGTGTCCGGTCGGGTTGAGTGACGGGTTAGGCTGCACGTCACTTGATCGCGCATGCGTCCTTAAGCGCACCGAAGAACACGGCGTTTGCTGACTCATGCCATCGAGCTGGGCGGTCCTGTAGGTACTTCGTCAGGACCGCAGCAACTTGGGTGTCCGACATGCCCTCAACGCATTTCTCGAATGGGGCAATACGTGCCTTTGGAGCGCCGTACAGGGGAGAAAGGAAAAGGCCGTCAACTAGCCCTATGGCATATCCCCGTTGTTGTGTTTCGGAAAGTTTCAAATACTGCTCGCCCTTAAGAAACCCGTCATGGATGTAGACCCCTTCTTCAGCATAGGCTGCGCCAGACGCCGAAATGAGTAAGAGCAATAGCAGCATCTGTAGCATGATTCCCCCCTCGGATGAACGAAGCAATCGACGCTCAGCAAGCGAACGTTTGGATCTTCAACATAGACTCCCAATTAATTGGAACAAAAAGCCCACGGCGATAAAACCGTAGCCCGCATACGACCACCAACGAGAGGTCAGATAGTCTTGGTCCACTGGTGTAGTCGCTCCCACGGTTCTTGTTGCATAGATCAAGAGAATCACGGCACCGATAAAGTCCAGAATAAGCCCGATGGTGTTCAACATTTTCGTGTCCATGTGTGGTGCGGCCTAACGATAAGCTAAGCGGGAGCCGGCTTTTTCGGCGATCCGCTTGAGCGCCTTGTTCGGCGCTCTATTTACATGTGCCAATGGCAGCATCGGAGTAAACCCCCGCAAGGGACCCAGCCGCTGCGCGTGAGAAATGCCCTTTCTTCATGTCAATCACGAACGTGTCTACACTGCCAGTCCCAGATGCAATAAGTTGAATTGTGAGTGTCGATTCAGACTCAAAGACCTTTTCCATTGGGGAAGTCGTCCCACTTTCATATTTTACTTTGGGCTGATCCGATAAAAGACCCATCAAAGTGATATTATTCCCAATCTCATTACGATTTGATCCGGCTACGATTTCGCACATAAGATTGTCTGCCATTAGGAATTGGGTGTTGACGGGCAGGCTACTTGAATCAAGCTTCTTGCTACAGGCAACCGATGAAATAGTAAATGTGAAAATCAATAGTGCGACGAACCACTTTATGAACATAGTTGATAGCCCCCTTTCCTTTTTTTACTTCCACCGAACGCGAAAGCTAACCGGCTCGCGTTTTTCGCGCGTCCGCGTTCAGCGAATTGTTAGGCGAGCCGACTGAGTCTATTTGTTTTGCGCTTTCTTTGCGGTTGAACCGTTGTAGGGCCCGTTGTCGTTGTAAAGCACATCAGCTATGACGCCATCTTCAAAGATATAGGTAAAGGTTCGCACGCCAAGCCCCTCTCCGAGCTGGTAACCAAAGGCCTTCTTTCCTCCAAAATCAATTGTTCTGTCCGGAGGACCTGATTTAGAGATCATCTCAGTTTCTGTTACAGAACCCAAAGGAAAGGATTCGAGGTAGCCAGGCGGTGAGGTTGCGATTGAGGGCTTTAGTCCACCTGCACCTGCACCCGCACAGGCTGACAATATGATGAGAGCGACCATTACCGTAAACCTGCTCATTACCCGTCTCCATGACGGAGTGTCCGCCAAACGCACTGTGAGCTGATGTCACTCGATTAGGCTGCTCACTCGAGAGTGCCCCACTGTATCAGGAGGCGCTCGGCCTCCCGATCAACGAACTCTTTCGACACGCCGGAATCGAGCGCATACCGCTCTATGAGTTGACCAACCTCCTTTAAGAGAGATAGTGCCTCGGCACTGATTCTCTCAAGCTTCGCGATAAGAATTGCACACTGTTTGTCGGAATTTAAAACGCCCCGATTTTCCCGGCGAGACCGATGCACAAGCCAGTTTCTGTCATCGAGTGCAGCGTTGAGCCGCTTCGCGAGCTCAGAAGCAAGAATGCCTGATTTAGAGAGTTCGTTCAGCAGGGAGCCAAAGGTCCCCCTCCCAGCTGCTTCAAGAAGGGCGGCGCCCTTCTCCTGGCCGATACCCCGCTTCGCATGGAGACATAGGGTCAAGTAATGTGCTGTGGCCCACTCCAGCTCCTGAAGCTGCCAAATCGCAAAGCCGATCTTCTGCATTATGGCCGTGAATCTATCTGCTTTCACAAGACTATCGTTGGTAAGCATAGAAATGATGCCTAACGACGCCCATCAGCCGCGCTGCTTTTCGGCGTCGGCTGGATGGGCTGGTTATGCGTGTCATTCACAGCTGCTCCAGCTGGTTCTCACTCTGCATGTTCGTGACGCTGCTCTTCCTCGATGTCTTCTGCCTCCCTAATCTCACGATGTGATATGTAGGCAGACCAAATAACCCACGTGTTCATAAAGAATGCGACGCCACGAAATATCAAGAGTCCTATCCCGAGGAGCATCAGTGGAAACGCCAGTAAGGCAAAATCAGCTTCTCGCCAAGCGTGGTATACGGCAATCCAGAATCCGATCCACACAGAAAAGTGAGCAGTATTGAGACACAGCTGATGCCACCAGAAGTGCTTCAGAGGAATGACGTCCAAAGAGGACTTCTCATTCATTTTCTTCTCCGATCTGAGACGCATAACGAATCAAGCTCAGGGGCGCGCCGCTTTTTGCGAGTCCCCTGGAGCGCCGTGTTAGGCCAGGAATCGTTTTCCAGATCACGGGAACTGAATCAGGCTGTGTGAGATGAACTCGCACGGCATCTCATATTCTGTGACATTTTTCCAACTCCAAACAGTCTGGGCAGGTTGTTCTTCTGCACCTTCAGTGGGCACACGTGTTTCCGAGAGGGTCCATAGCGCACTGTCTCCGGTAAGTTCATAGACTTTCAACACCTTGCTAAGAAGGCCAGGTGTTTCTTGCCGGTATAACCATTGACCCTCTCTGGCCTTTTTGAACTCAAGCCTGAAGTGATCAACCCAAAGGCCGCAAGTTCGTCGTTCGAGATCCAACATCCGCTTAACGAAGACACTCGGGTCCTTGTCCGAGCATGCCGCAAGCCATTGCTGGTAATAGTTTTTTCTTTTAGGTCCCATCTCTGGGTCACGCATTTTCGTCTCAATGGCAACCCTCTCTTTAGAAGAGGGGGAACAGAAACCTTGCTTAACCTTTTCTAGCCCCTTCCTCATTTCCTGCTCAAATTTCTTGGGGTTCTTCTTCACTTCCTGCGCTAACGTTGGATCTGCCTTAAGTGCCTCCTCTACCGACAGGGGAATTGCCGTCTTGTCTGGCCGTTCCTCCGGAAGATCGAAGCGTACGTGGATAAATTTACAGGTCACTTGATTTACAACAGTGCTAAGGTCAATCGGGGTGCAGCTTGCGGTCAGGCTTTCTCGCCCATCTTTGCTATAAACTTTAAAAAAGGTTGGGTAGTGATCGGCCTTGGTGCCCGACTCGCTTTGCTGACCGAACACAATAGGAGCAGTGAATGACGTACCTGCTAGTGCCACCGCCACGGTAAGAACGAGTAGCAATCTAGTAAATCTGTTTTCCATTTTCCCCTTTCACCCGCAAGGCATGCGGCCTAACGCCTACGCTAACCGGCGCGCGCTCTTTGCGCGTCCGTGTTCAGCGCCTTGTTGGGCGACGATATCGGCGTTTTTTGCTCCCGCTCAATGCCTCAAGCAGGCTTATGCCTGCGTAGAATGCCACCCCTGCACCAGCGAGAGTCTTAAATGCCTCCCACACCTCGTTTTGGACCGATAGGACGCCCGTCTTTGTGTTGATCGAGATACCCATTGGCTTAAGAACGTCCATGCCAATAATTGGTTCCTGGTCATTGTCAGTCATGGCGAATGGGACTCGACCGCCGATATTACCAAGAGATGGAACCCAAATTCGACAAACGATTAGCTGTAGAGTCCGCGACTGATTATGGACGCCGACCACGGTGATCTGCCGTTTGGTTTTCCATGCTCCAATGCGTCTGGCAAGGTTCACCGGAAGGAGGGAAATCTCCGCACCCGTATCGACAAGGCTGCGAACGATTAATCTTGCCCTGGCACCTCCGATCTTCACATCGACGTAGATCGAACTCATCACACACCCCGTACCGCCCAACCCCGAGCTAACCGGCGCGCGTCCTTTGCACGTCCGTGTTGAGCAAATTGTTAGCTCATGGGTTCGGCACTTTATCTATTCTGACGAACCGCACGTCTTCGTTGACACCGATGGCCATGGGTATGAGGCTCACGACTAACCCAACAAAACCGCCTTGTTTGCTCAGCTTTCCATGCCCCTTCCTATCGAGACCGAGTTCATCTCGCTCGTAGGTGGGACCGACAATGAGATCTCCTGACCTGAAACCAGCA
The window above is part of the Nitrospiria bacterium genome. Proteins encoded here:
- a CDS encoding retroviral-like aspartic protease family protein, which gives rise to MSSIYVDVKIGGARARLIVRSLVDTGAEISLLPVNLARRIGAWKTKRQITVVGVHNQSRTLQLIVCRIWVPSLGNIGGRVPFAMTDNDQEPIIGMDVLKPMGISINTKTGVLSVQNEVWEAFKTLAGAGVAFYAGISLLEALSGSKKRRYRRPTRR